From the genome of Drosophila gunungcola strain Sukarami unplaced genomic scaffold, Dgunungcola_SK_2 000060F, whole genome shotgun sequence, one region includes:
- the LOC128264172 gene encoding sin3 histone deacetylase corepressor complex component SDS3 codes for MSAYYSLYTGDNYDDESIGDERSEEDTDDASETEFRSPSRYGGTNGTSNSNSNSLGTNSELKEQMYQHKLLNLQKQMEELGQLVHPEYIKRVKKLDNQLKERRRLNEIYKEYMRECVERDYVLEKKAAQKEYDEKMMDLKDNLISDFEDRKRQIENERFSLELTNDSMEIKTTVTRKLRRRPNEPLPVIEKRRKPATGQLLVYQLDDKEIESDLKVIQRGKPLGPNVLQQNGIGSYGGAQQQQQPMHGLLAEPPVNSGYVETRIEDNKLLYERRWFCRGQQVYVEGKEMSKFAATITAIGNEVVWVKRTNETKVKINMSHLAKGKISIKRR; via the exons ATGTCCGCCTACTACAGCCTGTACACGGGCGACAACTACGACGACGAGTCGATTGGAGACGAGCGCAGCGAGGAAG ACACGGACGACGCCAGCGAGACCGAGTTCCGCAGTCCCAGCCGCTATGGCGGCACCAACGGCACctccaacagcaacagcaatagccTGGGCACCAACAGCGAGCTGAAGGAGCA GATGTACCAGCACAAGCTGCTCAACCTGCAGAAACAGATGGAGGAACTGGGCCAACTGGTGCACCCGGAGTACATCAAGCGCGTGAAGAAGCTGGACAACCAGCTGAAGGAGCGACGCCGCCTGAACGAGATCTACAAGGAGTACATGCGCGAGTGCGTCGAGCGGGATTATGTGCTGGAGAAGAAGGCCGCCCAGAAGGAGTACGACGAGAAGATGATGGACCTCAAGGACAACCTGATCTCGGACTTCGAGGACCGCAAGCGTCAGATCGAGAACGAGCGCTTCAGCCTCGAGCTGACCAACGATTCCATGGAGATCAAGACGACGGTTACGCGTAAGCTGCGCCGCCGCCCCAACGAACCGCTGCCGGTAATCGAGAAGCGACGCAAGCCGGCCACCGGCCAGCTCCTCGTCTACCAGCTGGACGATAAGGAGATCGAGTCGGACCTCAAGGTCATCCAGCGCGGCAAGCCGCTGGGGCCCAATGTGCTGCAGCAGAACGGCATTGGCTCCTACGGTggcgcccagcagcagcagcagcctatGCACGGCCTGCTGGCCGAGCCACCCGTTAATAGCGGCTACGTCGAGACCCGCATCGAGGATAACAAGCTGCTGTACGAGCGACGCTGGTTCTGCCGCGGCCAGCAGGTCTATGTGGAGGGCAAGGAGATGAGCAAGTTTGCGGCCACCATCACCGCCATTGGCAACGAAGTG GTCTGGGTGAAGCGCACGAACGAGACCAAGGTCAAGATCAACATGTCGCATTTGGCCAAGGGGAAGATCTCGATAAAGCGGCGATAG
- the LOC128264217 gene encoding heat shock protein beta-1 isoform X2, with protein MAEANKRNIPIKLGDFSVIDTEFSNIRERFDSEMRKMEEEMAKFRHELMNREANFFESTSSTTNSALPSRIPKQQNYVSDISSPLIQDEGDNKVLKLRFDVSQYAPEEIVVKTVDQKLLVHAKHEEKSDTKSVYREYNREFLLPKGVNPESIRSSLSKDGVLTVDAPLPALTAGETLIPIAHK; from the exons ATGGCCGAGGCTAACAAGAGGAATATCCCCATCAAACTGGGCGACTTCAGCGTCATCGACACGGAGTTCAGCAACATCCGCGAGCGTTTCGACTCCGAGATGCGCAAAATGGAGGAGGAGATGGCCAAGTTCCGCCACGAGCTGATGAACCGCGAGGCCAACTTCTTCGAGTCCACCAG CTCAACGACAAACTCGGCTCTGCCATCCCGAATCCCAAAGCAACAGAACTATGTCTCCGACATTAGCTCACCCTTGATACAG GATGAGGGCGACAACAAAGTGCTGAAGCTGCGCTTCGATGTCAGCCAGTATGCCCCCGAGGAAATTGTGGTGAAAACCGTCGACCAGAAGCTATTG GTGCACGCCAAGCATGAGGAAAAATCGGACACAAAGAGCGTGTACAGGGAGTACAACCGGGAGTTCCTGCTGCCCAAGGGCGTCAATCCCGAGTCCATCCGCTCGTCCCTCAGCAAGGACGGAGTCCTGACCGTGGACGCCCCCCTGCCAGCACTCACCGCCGGCGAGACACTGATTCCCATTGCGCATAAGTGA
- the LOC128264200 gene encoding probable mitochondrial glutathione transporter SLC25A40 isoform X2, protein MAKREWESCAHLAAACAAVAATPSQSQSKATMTDPRFRIRPLQQVASACTGAMVTACFMTPLDVIKTRLQAQQQALLSKKCFLYCNGLMDHICPCGPDTPNPAVAKPAPRFSGTIDAFIKISRAEGVGSLWSGLSPTLISALPSTIIYFVAYEQFKARFTDLHYKYMQRPDSSANGRDIPLPIPFLVPLLAGVSARILAVTCVSPVELIRTKMQSQRMTHAEMFGTIRQVVQSQGILGLWRGLPPTILRDVPFSGIYWTCYEYLKSAFGVVEPTFSFSFAAGAISGSVAAMITTPFDVVKTHEQIEFGEKFIFSDNPQPPGKQVATKSVAVRLASIYRLGGVPAIFSGLGPRLFKVAPACAIMISSFEYGKSFFYHYNIDQHNRSIQASAS, encoded by the exons ATGGCCAAGAGGGAATGGGAATCCTGCGCCCACTTGGCGGCCGCTTGTGCCGCAGTGGCGGCCACTCCCAGCCAGAGCCAGTCGAAGGCAACTATGACAGACCCCCGGTTCCGGATCCGACCCCTTCAGCAAGTGGCATCCGCCTGCACCGGCGCCATGGTGACCGCCTGCTTCA TGACCCCCTTGGATGTGATCAAGACGCGGCTGCAGGCCCAACAACAGGCGCTGCTCTCGAAGAAGTGCTTCCTCTACTGCAACGGCCTCATGGATCACATCTGCCCCTGCGGTCCGGACACACCCAACCCAGCAGTGGCGAAGCCCGCACCCCGCTTTTCTGGCACCATT GACGCTTTCATCAAGATAAGCCGCGCCGAGGGCGTCGGCTCCCTGTGGTCAGGGCTCAGCCCAACACTAATCTCGGCCCTGCCCTCGACCATCATCTACTTCGTGGCCTACGAGCAGTTCAAGGCCCGCTTCACCGACCTCCACTATAAGTACATGCAACGCCCGGACAGCAGCGCCAACGGCCGCGACATTCCACTTCCGATTCCATTTCTGGTGCCGCTGCTGGCTGGCGTTTCGGCTCGCATTCTGGCCGTCACCTGTGTGAGTCCCGTCGAGCTGATCCGCACCAAGATGCAGTCGCAGCGCATGACGCACGCCGAGATGTTCGGCACCATTCGCCAGGTGGTGCAGTCGCAGGGCATCCTGGGCCTGTGGCGCGGCCTGCCGCCCACCATCCTGCGCGACGTGCCCTTCTCGGGCATCTACTGGACCTGCTACGAGTACCTGAAGAGCGCCTTCGGCGTTGTGGAGCCAACGTTTAGCTTTAGCTTTGCTGCGGGAGCAATATCCGGATCG GTGGCTGCCATGATTACCACGCCCTTCGACGTGGTGAAAACCCACGAGCAGATCGAATTTGGCGAGAAGTTCATATTCTCAG ATAATCCCCAGCCCCCCGGCAAGCAAGTGGCCACCAAGTCGGTGGCGGTGCGCCTGGCCAGCATTTACCGCCTGGGCGGAGTGCCCGCCATTTTCTCTGGACTGGGCCCCCGACTCTTCAAGGTGGCGCCCGCGTGTGCGATCATGATTTCGTCCTTTGAGTACGGCAAGTCCTTCTTCTATCACTACAACATCGACCAGCACAACCGAAGCATCCAGGCGTCCGCATCGTGA
- the LOC128264199 gene encoding probable mitochondrial glutathione transporter SLC25A40 isoform X1, giving the protein MPVQLESQNANGGDGEEEEGRLEYKEVDPLRLSTLILKADPRYRIKPMQQVVSALIGGLITTFVVTPLEVVKTRVQTQHAVRQRPTISKLCYVFHNGLMTHVCRSSDICIPKPGRDPRDLRPLRGAMDAFVKIVCSSGLSGLWAGLSPTLVSALPSTIIYFLTYEYIKNSLSHIYMVSGKLDESGAEDQVPGADGGDPLDLATRGWNLSATAQAPAAVPLPYYVPMVSGICSRTIVVTAITPIEMVRIKMQSEYMTYSELWRVLRSLVRQHGLLGLWRGWPPTVLRDAPFSGTYWAAYEAMKRAFGVSEPTFLFSFFTGAVSGAMATFVTMPFDLITTHTQMELGQDVLYEEMGAGPGSGAPEEKAGRPGSGSVSSLGSKDRQRTPPGGPSKPSMFSRLNHIYRQRGLRGLYVGVVPRMLRVVPACAIMISTFEYSKSFFFHYNLDLQEAAYRGSQ; this is encoded by the exons atgCCGGTGcagctagagtcccagaatgCAAATGGTGGCGAtggcgaggaggaggaaggTCGATTGGAGTATAAAGAGGTGGATCCGCTGCGGCTGTCAACATTGATCCTGAAGGCTGATCCGCGGTACCGCATCAAGCCAATGCAACAGGTGGTGTCCGCACTCATTGGCGGCCTCATTACGACGTTTGTGG TGACTCCCTTGGAAGTGGTAAAAACGCGGGTGCAGACCCAGCATGCGGTCCGCCAGCGACCGACTATCTCCAAGCTCTGCTACGTCTTCCACAACGGTCTGATGACGCATGTGTGCCGCTCCAGCGACATCTGCATTCCAAAACCGGGTCGGGACCCCCGCGACCTTCGCCCCCTGCGCGGTGCCATG GACGCGTTTGTCAAGATTGTCTGCAGCAGTGGACTGAGCGGCCTGTGGGCAGGCCTCAGTCCAACGTTAGTTTCGGCGCTGCCCTCCAcgattatttactttttaacgTACGAGTATATAAAGAATTCCCTGTCCCACATCTACATGGTGTCGGGCAAGCTCGATGAATCCGGCGCGGAGGACCAAGTGCCCGGAGCCGACGGCGGTGATCCCCTGGACCTGGCCACCAGGGGGTGGAACCTTAGCGCCACTGCTCAGGCTCCAGCCGCTGTGCCACTGCCCTACTACGTGCCCATGGTCTCGGGCATCTGCTCGCGCACCATCGTTGTGACGGCTATCACGCCCATCGAAATGGTGCGCATCAAGATGCAGTCGGAGTACATGACCTACTCGGAGCTGTGGCGCGTGCTGCGCTCGCTGGTACGCCAGCACGGGTTGCTGGGTCTGTGGCGGGGCTGGCCGCCCACCGTGTTGCGGGACGCCCCCTTTTCGGGCACCTACTGGGCAGCCTACGAGGCGATGAAGCGGGCCTTCGGTGTCTCGGAGCCCACCTTCCTCTTTAGCTTCTTCACGGGCGCCGTTTCCGGAGCG ATGGCCACCTTTGTGACAATGCCCTTTGACCTGATCACCACCCACACGCAGATGGAGCTCGGTCAGGATGTGCTCTACGAGGAGATGGGAGCAGGACCAGGATCAGGAGCGCCAGAAGAAAAAGCTGGACGACCCGGATCGGGATCGGTATCGAGCCTAGGATCCAAAGACAGGCAGCGGACCCCGCCTGGTGGGCCCTCCAAGCCATCTATGTTTTCCCGGCTGAACCACATCTACCGGCAGCGGGGATTACGAGGCCTTTACGTCGGCGTTGTGCCGCGCATGCTCCGCGTGGTTCCCGCCTGTGCCATCATGATCTCCACCTTCGAGTACAGCAAGTCGTTCTTCTTCCACTACAACCTGGATCTTCAGGAAGCGG CTTACCGGGGCTCCCAGTGA
- the LOC128264215 gene encoding coiled-coil domain-containing protein 86, translating into MLSAIDRRSGNTCIFCFVFVFGFYFDLEDLSDKMSEAATETATPKTPAKAKKAAKPEASIPRGQPKSNRPWKTPKQKFSQIKKTVNRLTFAKKEALRGELRYIKERSKEIKDKRKEDAVQKHQRRVENAERRLANERRSEVVQVIKNPAKLKRMKKKQMRMIQKRDTSQVKVV; encoded by the exons ATGTTGAGTGCTATCGATAGGCGATCAGGCAACAcgtgcattttttgttttgtatttgtgtttggattttattttgactTAGAAGATTTGTCCGACAAAATGAGTGAAGCCGCAACTGAAACTGCCACGCCCAAGACGCCGGCGAAGGCTAAGAAGGCGGCAAAGCCGGAGGCCAGCATTCCACGTGGTCAACCTAAGTCCAACAGGCCGTGGAAGACGCCGAAACAAAA ATTCAGCCAGATCAAGAAGACCGTGAACCGGCTGACCTTCGCCAAGAAGGAGGCACTGCGCGGGGAGCTGCGCTACATCAAGGAGCGCTCGAAGGAGATCAAGGACAAGCGCAAGGAGGATGCCGTCCAGAAGCACCAGCGCCGCGTGGAGAACGCTGAGCGACGGCTGGCCAACGAGCGCCGCTCGGAGGTCGTCCAGGTCATCAAGAATCCCGCCAAACTGAAGCGCATGAAGAAGAAGCAGATGCGCATGATCCAGAAGCGGGACACCAGCCAGGTGAAGGTGGTCTGA
- the LOC128264200 gene encoding probable mitochondrial glutathione transporter SLC25A40 isoform X1 — MAKREWESCAHLAAACAAVAATPSQSQSKATMTDPRFRIRPLQQVASACTGAMVTACFMTPLDVIKTRLQAQQQALLSKKCFLYCNGLMDHICPCGPDTPNPAVAKPAPRFSGTIDAFIKISRAEGVGSLWSGLSPTLISALPSTIIYFVAYEQFKARFTDLHYKYMQRPDSSANGRDIPLPIPFLVPLLAGVSARILAVTCVSPVELIRTKMQSQRMTHAEMFGTIRQVVQSQGILGLWRGLPPTILRDVPFSGIYWTCYEYLKSAFGVVEPTFSFSFAAGAISGSVAAMITTPFDVVKTHEQIEFGEKFIFSGRPNHQVHTPCTSSIDNGSVCITADNPQPPGKQVATKSVAVRLASIYRLGGVPAIFSGLGPRLFKVAPACAIMISSFEYGKSFFYHYNIDQHNRSIQASAS, encoded by the exons ATGGCCAAGAGGGAATGGGAATCCTGCGCCCACTTGGCGGCCGCTTGTGCCGCAGTGGCGGCCACTCCCAGCCAGAGCCAGTCGAAGGCAACTATGACAGACCCCCGGTTCCGGATCCGACCCCTTCAGCAAGTGGCATCCGCCTGCACCGGCGCCATGGTGACCGCCTGCTTCA TGACCCCCTTGGATGTGATCAAGACGCGGCTGCAGGCCCAACAACAGGCGCTGCTCTCGAAGAAGTGCTTCCTCTACTGCAACGGCCTCATGGATCACATCTGCCCCTGCGGTCCGGACACACCCAACCCAGCAGTGGCGAAGCCCGCACCCCGCTTTTCTGGCACCATT GACGCTTTCATCAAGATAAGCCGCGCCGAGGGCGTCGGCTCCCTGTGGTCAGGGCTCAGCCCAACACTAATCTCGGCCCTGCCCTCGACCATCATCTACTTCGTGGCCTACGAGCAGTTCAAGGCCCGCTTCACCGACCTCCACTATAAGTACATGCAACGCCCGGACAGCAGCGCCAACGGCCGCGACATTCCACTTCCGATTCCATTTCTGGTGCCGCTGCTGGCTGGCGTTTCGGCTCGCATTCTGGCCGTCACCTGTGTGAGTCCCGTCGAGCTGATCCGCACCAAGATGCAGTCGCAGCGCATGACGCACGCCGAGATGTTCGGCACCATTCGCCAGGTGGTGCAGTCGCAGGGCATCCTGGGCCTGTGGCGCGGCCTGCCGCCCACCATCCTGCGCGACGTGCCCTTCTCGGGCATCTACTGGACCTGCTACGAGTACCTGAAGAGCGCCTTCGGCGTTGTGGAGCCAACGTTTAGCTTTAGCTTTGCTGCGGGAGCAATATCCGGATCG GTGGCTGCCATGATTACCACGCCCTTCGACGTGGTGAAAACCCACGAGCAGATCGAATTTGGCGAGAAGTTCATATTCTCAGGTAGGCCCAACCATCAGGTTCACACACCATGCACCAGCAGCATTGACAATGGTTCGGTTTGCATTACGGCAGATAATCCCCAGCCCCCCGGCAAGCAAGTGGCCACCAAGTCGGTGGCGGTGCGCCTGGCCAGCATTTACCGCCTGGGCGGAGTGCCCGCCATTTTCTCTGGACTGGGCCCCCGACTCTTCAAGGTGGCGCCCGCGTGTGCGATCATGATTTCGTCCTTTGAGTACGGCAAGTCCTTCTTCTATCACTACAACATCGACCAGCACAACCGAAGCATCCAGGCGTCCGCATCGTGA
- the LOC128264217 gene encoding heat shock protein beta-6 isoform X1 — protein sequence MAEANKRNIPIKLGDFSVIDTEFSNIRERFDSEMRKMEEEMAKFRHELMNREANFFESTSSTKKTTTTSSTTNSALPSRIPKQQNYVSDISSPLIQDEGDNKVLKLRFDVSQYAPEEIVVKTVDQKLLVHAKHEEKSDTKSVYREYNREFLLPKGVNPESIRSSLSKDGVLTVDAPLPALTAGETLIPIAHK from the exons ATGGCCGAGGCTAACAAGAGGAATATCCCCATCAAACTGGGCGACTTCAGCGTCATCGACACGGAGTTCAGCAACATCCGCGAGCGTTTCGACTCCGAGATGCGCAAAATGGAGGAGGAGATGGCCAAGTTCCGCCACGAGCTGATGAACCGCGAGGCCAACTTCTTCGAGTCCACCAG CTCtactaaaaaaacaacaacaaccag CTCAACGACAAACTCGGCTCTGCCATCCCGAATCCCAAAGCAACAGAACTATGTCTCCGACATTAGCTCACCCTTGATACAG GATGAGGGCGACAACAAAGTGCTGAAGCTGCGCTTCGATGTCAGCCAGTATGCCCCCGAGGAAATTGTGGTGAAAACCGTCGACCAGAAGCTATTG GTGCACGCCAAGCATGAGGAAAAATCGGACACAAAGAGCGTGTACAGGGAGTACAACCGGGAGTTCCTGCTGCCCAAGGGCGTCAATCCCGAGTCCATCCGCTCGTCCCTCAGCAAGGACGGAGTCCTGACCGTGGACGCCCCCCTGCCAGCACTCACCGCCGGCGAGACACTGATTCCCATTGCGCATAAGTGA
- the LOC128264199 gene encoding probable mitochondrial glutathione transporter SLC25A40 isoform X2, protein MPVQLESQNANGGDGEEEEGRLEYKEVDPLRLSTLILKADPRYRIKPMQQVVSALIGGLITTFVVTPLEVVKTRVQTQHAVRQRPTISKLCYVFHNGLMTHVCRSSDICIPKPGRDPRDLRPLRGAMDAFVKIVCSSGLSGLWAGLSPTLVSALPSTIIYFLTYEYIKNSLSHIYMVSGKLDESGAEDQVPGADGGDPLDLATRGWNLSATAQAPAAVPLPYYVPMVSGICSRTIVVTAITPIEMVRIKMQSEYMTYSELWRVLRSLVRQHGLLGLWRGWPPTVLRDAPFSGTYWAAYEAMKRAFGVSEPTFLFSFFTGAVSGAVDGHLCDNAL, encoded by the exons atgCCGGTGcagctagagtcccagaatgCAAATGGTGGCGAtggcgaggaggaggaaggTCGATTGGAGTATAAAGAGGTGGATCCGCTGCGGCTGTCAACATTGATCCTGAAGGCTGATCCGCGGTACCGCATCAAGCCAATGCAACAGGTGGTGTCCGCACTCATTGGCGGCCTCATTACGACGTTTGTGG TGACTCCCTTGGAAGTGGTAAAAACGCGGGTGCAGACCCAGCATGCGGTCCGCCAGCGACCGACTATCTCCAAGCTCTGCTACGTCTTCCACAACGGTCTGATGACGCATGTGTGCCGCTCCAGCGACATCTGCATTCCAAAACCGGGTCGGGACCCCCGCGACCTTCGCCCCCTGCGCGGTGCCATG GACGCGTTTGTCAAGATTGTCTGCAGCAGTGGACTGAGCGGCCTGTGGGCAGGCCTCAGTCCAACGTTAGTTTCGGCGCTGCCCTCCAcgattatttactttttaacgTACGAGTATATAAAGAATTCCCTGTCCCACATCTACATGGTGTCGGGCAAGCTCGATGAATCCGGCGCGGAGGACCAAGTGCCCGGAGCCGACGGCGGTGATCCCCTGGACCTGGCCACCAGGGGGTGGAACCTTAGCGCCACTGCTCAGGCTCCAGCCGCTGTGCCACTGCCCTACTACGTGCCCATGGTCTCGGGCATCTGCTCGCGCACCATCGTTGTGACGGCTATCACGCCCATCGAAATGGTGCGCATCAAGATGCAGTCGGAGTACATGACCTACTCGGAGCTGTGGCGCGTGCTGCGCTCGCTGGTACGCCAGCACGGGTTGCTGGGTCTGTGGCGGGGCTGGCCGCCCACCGTGTTGCGGGACGCCCCCTTTTCGGGCACCTACTGGGCAGCCTACGAGGCGATGAAGCGGGCCTTCGGTGTCTCGGAGCCCACCTTCCTCTTTAGCTTCTTCACGGGCGCCGTTTCCGGAGCGGTGG ATGGCCACCTTTGTGACAATGCCCTTTGA
- the LOC128264174 gene encoding 40S ribosomal protein S10b: MFMPKAHRVAIYEYLFKEGVIVAKKDFHAQKHPELESIPNLHVIKALQSLHSRGLVKEQFAWRHYYWYLTNEGIEELRSYLHLPPEIVPSTLKRPARSETVRPRPAAGGPRGPGDASKTGEDRSAYRRAPGGSGVDKKGDVGPGAGEVEFRGGFGRGSRN, from the coding sequence ATGTTTATGCCAAAGGCCCATCGTGTCGCGATCTACGAGTACCTCTTCAAGGAGGGCGTGATCGTGGCCAAGAAGGATTTCCATGCCCAGAAGCACCCAGAGCTGGAGTCGATCCCCAATCTGCATGTGATCAAGGCCCTGCAGTCGCTGCACTCGCGCGGATTGGTCAAGGAGCAGTTCGCCTGGCGCCACTACTACTGGTACCTCACCAACGAGGGCATCGAGGAGCTGCGCAGCTACCTGCACCTCCCGCCCGAGATCGTGCCCTCGACCCTGAAGCGTCCCGCCCGCTCGGAGACCGTGCGTCCGCGCCCAGCCGCCGGCGGTCCACGCGGACCCGGAGACGCCTCCAAGACCGGCGAGGACCGCTCCGCCTACCGACGTGCTCCCGGCGGCAGTGGAGTCGACAAGAAGGGCGATGTCGGACCCGGTGCCGGCGAGGTCGAGTTCCGCGGCGGATTCGGACGCGGATCGCGCAACTAA
- the LOC128264173 gene encoding uncharacterized protein LOC128264173 translates to MNVMSRSSIWRLAKEEKDKANRSLALDDIEHESDFTNKSNISAQELPGDLKQNEPNKSMSAIKNNCLTQNQFEQLVQALSSENINVSRLERRIDKIESQLSMLADQNIKILATLKKIADKFQTSLPKAEFPIKTIEELDEIEAKVAANPEKYAELFRTILSPEGVRKHLNRILDQSILMNMNYSGTCSKTGLNSYVNLNMALFESQKKDGYTFGDYGKDVRTAFAKLKNRVYKAATLSKKMRKATEDEDLDLDSNCKMDFSPDVN, encoded by the exons ATGAATGTTATGTCGAGATCCAGCATTTGGAGATTGGCTAAAGAAGAGAAAGATAAAGCGAATAGATCGCTAGCTTTGGATGATATAGAACATGAATCTGAtttcacaaataaatcaaatatttctGCTCAAGAATTACCTGGTGACTTGAAGCAGAATGAGCCCAATAAATCGATGAGtgctattaaaaataactgtCTGACTCAAAACCAATTCGAACAACTCGTTCAAGCTCTAAGCTccgaaaatataaatgtcTCCCGACTAGAACGGAGAATTGATAAAATTGAGTCCCAGCTTTCGATGCTGGCAGaccaaaatatcaaaattctagcaacgttaaaaaaaattgcggACAAATTTCAAACCTCTCTGCCGAAAGCAGAGTttccaataaaaacaattgaagaACTTGATGAAATAGAAGCAAAAGTAGCGGCAAACCCGGAAAAATAT gcTGAACTGTTCCGAACCATCCTCTCCCCTGAGGGCGTGAGAAAGCACTTGAATAGAATTTTGGATCAATCAATTCTCATGAACATGAACTATTCAGGAACGTGTTCCAAAACTGGCCTGAATTCCTACGTAAACTTAAATATGGCTTTGTTTG AGTCACAAAAAAAGGATGGGTACACATTCGGAGACTATGGGAAGGATGTTCGAACAGCTTTCGCGAAATTGAAAAATAGGGTGTACAAGGCCGCAACATTATCCAAAAAAATGCGTAAAGCGACAGAAGATGAAGATCTTGATCTCGACTCCAACTGCAAAATGGACTTCTCTCCTGACGTAAattag
- the LOC128264207 gene encoding L-seryl-tRNA(Sec) kinase, which produces MRCICLVALVGLPGAGKTSLCTWLLAQRAAIRVRHIVHLCYDDFLDVRSLGQPNYREQREHIFNVLEQLISAIQEDTDWPPQVQRTSSSGDRSSGRSHLILCDDNFYYRSMRHKLQQLCRNVGCVYGQIHMATSLDSCLRANSTRSDASRVPEDVVRQMNERLEPPGAEAWERNSFTLKDLDAELPALLDFISTLLDMPATKTPSPANRPPQDQSQVHSLDLLLRTRIRALIQGLTKEQQKGLAGRTLNNRRKEILTKFRTESGGKALDYYVNLLN; this is translated from the coding sequence ATGCGTTGCATTTGCCTAGTTGCGCTGGTCGGCCTTCCGGGAGCGGGTAAGACCTCTCTGTGCACCTGGCTGCTGGCCCAGCGGGCTGCCATCCGCGTCCGCCACATCGTTCACCTGTGCTACGACGACTTCCTCGATGTCCGGTCCTTGGGGCAGCCGAACTACAGGGAGCAGCGTGAGCACATCTTTAATGTTTTAGAACAACTAATTTCGGCCATTCAAGAAGACACCGATTGGCCACCGCAAGTCCAACGCACCAGCTCCAGCGGCGATCGCAGTAGCGGCAGGAGCCATCTCATCCTGTGCGACGATAACTTTTACTACCGTAGTATGCGCCACAAGCTTCAGCAGCTGTGCCGCAATGTGGGCTGCGTCTACGGGCAGATACACATGGCCACCTCGCTGGACTCCTGCCTGCGGGCAAACTCGACCAGGAGCGATGCTAGCCGCGTGCCGGAGGACGTGGTGCGGCAGATGAACGAGCGGCTGGAGCCACCGGGCGCGGAAGCCTGGGAGCGCAATAGCTTTACCCTTAAAGACCTGGATGCGGAATTACCTGCTCTATTAGATTTCATAAGTACCCTGCTTGACATGCCCGCAACGAAGACACCCTCGCCAGCAAACAGACCCCCACAGGATCAGTCCCAGGTCCACAGCCTGGACTTGTTGCTGCGGACACGCATCAGAGCATTAATCCAAGGACTAACTAAGGAGCAGCAGAAAGGTTTAGCGGGCAGGACATTAAACAACAGGCGAAAGGAGATATTGACAAAATTTCGGACTGAGAGCGGCGGCAAGGCCTTGGATTACTatgtaaatttgttaaacTAG